In Nocardia sp. NBC_01327, the genomic stretch GCGACTTCGGGATCCGAAGCGCCGCTCACCGGAGCGCCCGATTTCTCTTCGAGGATGACCGATGCCGCGCCCACACCCAGCACCTCGACGCTGCAGTCCGCGAGGGTGGTCAGCAGAGCCGGTATGTCGTAATCGTCGCGCAGCGTTTCGGCCAGCGACACGAACGCATCGGCCAGCCGCTGATCCCGCCTGCTCATGACTTCCCCTCATTCGAGTCTCGTGGCTCCGAGAGTTATCTGCTGTGCAACGGTTTCCAAAGGTTCTCCGGTCGCGAACGCACGGGCCTTGATGAGGGCCAGCGCATCACTGATCGAACACTGCTGCTGCTCCGCCAGTCGTCCGGCGGCCTGGTGCACCACCGGCCGGTGATCGGCGCCACCGTACAGCCCGGGGTCACCATCCGGGCCGAGCAGCACACCGCCGACCGACAGGGCGTCGGCCACCTCGACAATGATGCCGGATTCCGCCCAGCCGGGCCGCGGATCGAAAACCGTTAGCGCACCGATAGATCCGGCAGGTGTCCGCAACGGTACCGCGACGACGGCGGCGACGCCCAGGGCCGCCAGCGCGGATCCGTAACAGGGCCAGCGGGCTTCGATCGCGGGCCCGGCGGCCGCGACGAGCCGGTTGTCGCGAGTCGCTTCCACGGCCGGGCCCGCACCGAGGACATATTCCAAATCCTGTGCACTGCGCGCTGATTGGCTCGATGCGGCGACCGCGAGCTGATTCAGATCGGCGCCGACCAGGGTGAGCGCGGCACTGCGGGCACCGCAGGCCTCCGCGACCCCCGCCATGAACACCGGGGGACGAGCGCCGCGATCCACCAGC encodes the following:
- a CDS encoding ANTAR domain-containing protein → MAASSSGSESVAAQVATAWLNVTRARERAEHQQASAERHERLAAETGRPFHRKMADTHRRMAACHLAAARLQESYARRVTAWLVDRGARPPVFMAGVAEACGARSAALTLVGADLNQLAVAASSQSARSAQDLEYVLGAGPAVEATRDNRLVAAAGPAIEARWPCYGSALAALGVAAVVAVPLRTPAGSIGALTVFDPRPGWAESGIIVEVADALSVGGVLLGPDGDPGLYGGADHRPVVHQAAGRLAEQQQCSISDALALIKARAFATGEPLETVAQQITLGATRLE